The following coding sequences lie in one Arabidopsis thaliana chromosome 3, partial sequence genomic window:
- a CDS encoding uncharacterized protein (unknown protein; BEST Arabidopsis thaliana protein match is: unknown protein (TAIR:AT3G44450.1); Has 65 Blast hits to 65 proteins in 13 species: Archae - 0; Bacteria - 0; Metazoa - 0; Fungi - 0; Plants - 65; Viruses - 0; Other Eukaryotes - 0 (source: NCBI BLink).), whose translation MMNIDDTTSPMAHPIGPSQPPSDQTKQDPPSLPQEAASSVSADKKDLALLEEKPKQSQEEDRVDTGRERLKKHRREIAGRVWIPEIWGQEELLKDWIDCSTFDTCLVPAGISSARTALVEEARRAASASGGLHNRCLILR comes from the coding sequence ATGATGAACATCGACGATACGACGTCTCCAATGGCCCACCCGATCGGTCCATCTCAGCCTCCTTCCgaccaaaccaaacaagatCCGCCAAGTTTGCCCCAAGAAGCAGCTTCTTCTGTTTCGGCCGACAAGAAAGAtctagctttgcttgaagAGAAACCGAAGCAgagtcaagaagaagatagagtgGACACTGGGAGAGAGAGGTTAAAGAAGCATCGGAGAGAGATCGCTGGTAGGGTTTGGATACCGGAGATATGGGGACAAGAAGAGCTTCTTAAGGATTGGATCGATTGTTCAACGTTTGACACGTGTCTAGTCCCTGCCGGAATCTCGTCTGCACGTACTGCTCTCGTAGAGGAAGCTAGGCGAGCTGCTTCAGCTTCTGGTGGGTTACATAATCGTTGCTTGATCTTACGttga
- the ACA1 gene encoding alpha carbonic anhydrase 1, whose amino-acid sequence MKIMMMIKLCFFSMSLICIAPADAQTEGVVFGYKGKNGPNQWGHLNPHFTTCAVGKLQSPIDIQRRQIFYNHKLNSIHREYYFTNATLVNHVCNVAMFFGEGAGDVIIENKNYTLLQMHWHTPSEHHLHGVQYAAELHMVHQAKDGSFAVVASLFKIGTEEPFLSQMKEKLVKLKEERLKGNHTAQVEVGRIDTRHIERKTRKYYRYIGSLTTPPCSENVSWTILGKVRSMSKEQVELLRSPLDTSFKNNSRPCQPLNGRRVEMFHDHERVDKKETGNKKKKPN is encoded by the exons ATgaagattatgatgatgattaagctctgcttcttctccatGTCCCTCATCTGCATTGCACCTGCAGATGCTC AGACAGAAGGAGTAGTGTTTGGATATAAAGGCAAAAATGGACCAAACCAATGGGGACACTTAAACCCTCACTTCACCACATGCGCGGTCGGTAAATTGCAATCTCCAATTGATATTCAAAGGAGGCAAATATTTTACAACCACAAATTGAATTCAATACACCGTGAATACTACTTCACAAACGCAACACTAGTGAACCACGTCTGTAATGTTGCCATGTTCTTCGGGGAGGGAGCAGGAGATGTGataatagaaaacaagaaCTATACCTTACTGCAAATGCATTGGCACACTCCTTCTGAACATCACCTCCATGGAGTCCA ATATGCAGCTGAGCTGCACATGGTACACCAAGCAAAAGATGGAAGCTTTGCTGTGGTGGCAAGTCTCTTCAAAATCGGCACTGAAGAGCCTTTCCTCTCTCAG ATGAAGGAGAAATTGGTGAAGCTAAAGGAAGAGAGACTCAAAGGGAACCACACAGCACAAGTGGAAGTAGGAAGAATCGACACAAGACACATTGAACGTAAGACTCGAAAGTACTACAGATACATTGGTTCACTCACTACTCCTCCTTGCTCCGAGAACGTTTCTTGGACCATCCTTGGCAAG GTGAGGTCAATGTCAAAGGAACAAGTAGAACTACTCAGATCTCCATTGGACACTTCTTTCAAGAACAATTCAAGACCGTGTCAACCCCTCAACGGCCGGAGAGTTGAGATGTTCCACGACCACGAGCGTGTCGATAAAAAAGAAACCggtaacaaaaagaaaaaacccaattaa
- a CDS encoding ubiquinol-cytochrome C reductase UQCRX/QCR9-like family protein (ubiquinol-cytochrome C reductase UQCRX/QCR9-like family protein; FUNCTIONS IN: ubiquinol-cytochrome-c reductase activity; INVOLVED IN: mitochondrial electron transport, ubiquinol to cytochrome c; LOCATED IN: mitochondrial envelope, mitochondrion, mitochondrial respiratory chain complex III, membrane; EXPRESSED IN: 24 plant structures; EXPRESSED DURING: 16 growth stages; CONTAINS InterPro DOMAIN/s: Ubiquinol-cytochrome C reductase, UQCRX/QCR9-like (InterPro:IPR008027); Has 75 Blast hits to 75 proteins in 35 species: Archae - 0; Bacteria - 0; Metazoa - 2; Fungi - 19; Plants - 51; Viruses - 0; Other Eukaryotes - 3 (source: NCBI BLink).), giving the protein MEYAARRNQKGAFEGFYKLIMRRNSVYVTFIIAGAFFGERAVDYGVHKLWERNNVGKRYEDISVLGQRPVEE; this is encoded by the exons ATGGAGTACGCTGCTCGGAGAAATCAGAAAGGCGCTTTCGAAGGCTTTTACAAACTTATCATGCGCCGTAATTCCGTCTACGTCACTTTCATCATCGCCGGCGCATTTTTCGGTGAACGG GCTGTGGATTACGGTGTTCATAAGCTCTGGGAACGCAACAATGTTGGg AAACGATATGAAGACATCTCTGTGTTGGGTCAAAGGCCAGTAGAGGAatga
- a CDS encoding ubiquinol-cytochrome C reductase UQCRX/QCR9-like family protein: protein MEYAARRNQKGAFEGFYKLIMRRNSVYVTFIIAGAFFGERAVDYGVHKLWERNNVGVCLFSCILNHVLCNLMPKYVDDE from the exons ATGGAGTACGCTGCTCGGAGAAATCAGAAAGGCGCTTTCGAAGGCTTTTACAAACTTATCATGCGCCGTAATTCCGTCTACGTCACTTTCATCATCGCCGGCGCATTTTTCGGTGAACGG GCTGTGGATTACGGTGTTCATAAGCTCTGGGAACGCAACAATGTTGGggtatgtttattttcttgtattctGAATCATGTTTTATGCAATCTGATGCCTAAATATGTTGAcgatgaatga
- the ACA1 gene encoding alpha carbonic anhydrase 1 (alpha carbonic anhydrase 1 (ACA1); FUNCTIONS IN: carbonate dehydratase activity, zinc ion binding; INVOLVED IN: one-carbon metabolic process; LOCATED IN: chloroplast stroma; EXPRESSED IN: 20 plant structures; EXPRESSED DURING: 11 growth stages; CONTAINS InterPro DOMAIN/s: Carbonic anhydrase, alpha-class, catalytic domain (InterPro:IPR001148), Carbonic anhydrase, CAH1-like (InterPro:IPR018340), Carbonic anhydrase, alpha-class, conserved site (InterPro:IPR018338); BEST Arabidopsis thaliana protein match is: alpha carbonic anhydrase 2 (TAIR:AT2G28210.1); Has 3162 Blast hits to 3153 proteins in 518 species: Archae - 0; Bacteria - 691; Metazoa - 1922; Fungi - 83; Plants - 314; Viruses - 0; Other Eukaryotes - 152 (source: NCBI BLink).): MKIMMMIKLCFFSMSLICIAPADAQTEGVVFGYKGKNGPNQWGHLNPHFTTCAVGKLQSPIDIQRRQIFYNHKLNSIHREYYFTNATLVNHVCNVAMFFGEGAGDVIIENKNYTLLQMHWHTPSEHHLHGVQYAAELHMVHQAKDGSFAVVASLFKIGTEEPFLSQMKEKLVKLKEERLKGNHTAQVEVGRIDTRHIERKTRKYYRYIGSLTTPPCSENVSWTILGKVIF, translated from the exons ATgaagattatgatgatgattaagctctgcttcttctccatGTCCCTCATCTGCATTGCACCTGCAGATGCTC AGACAGAAGGAGTAGTGTTTGGATATAAAGGCAAAAATGGACCAAACCAATGGGGACACTTAAACCCTCACTTCACCACATGCGCGGTCGGTAAATTGCAATCTCCAATTGATATTCAAAGGAGGCAAATATTTTACAACCACAAATTGAATTCAATACACCGTGAATACTACTTCACAAACGCAACACTAGTGAACCACGTCTGTAATGTTGCCATGTTCTTCGGGGAGGGAGCAGGAGATGTGataatagaaaacaagaaCTATACCTTACTGCAAATGCATTGGCACACTCCTTCTGAACATCACCTCCATGGAGTCCA ATATGCAGCTGAGCTGCACATGGTACACCAAGCAAAAGATGGAAGCTTTGCTGTGGTGGCAAGTCTCTTCAAAATCGGCACTGAAGAGCCTTTCCTCTCTCAG ATGAAGGAGAAATTGGTGAAGCTAAAGGAAGAGAGACTCAAAGGGAACCACACAGCACAAGTGGAAGTAGGAAGAATCGACACAAGACACATTGAACGTAAGACTCGAAAGTACTACAGATACATTGGTTCACTCACTACTCCTCCTTGCTCCGAGAACGTTTCTTGGACCATCCTTGGCAAGGTAATCTTTTAA